A window of Tautonia plasticadhaerens contains these coding sequences:
- the panB gene encoding 3-methyl-2-oxobutanoate hydroxymethyltransferase, with amino-acid sequence MSTDAPRKPEPDEGPVTPPMLSTWKRAGRRISALTAYDFTMARLLDQAGIDLLLVGDSMGTVVQGHPTTLKVTLDQMIYHAEQVARGASRALVVGDLPFGTYHESIGQAVRSSCRLLKETDCQAVKLEGGRRMAGTIRALVEADVPVMGHVGLTPQSVRHLGGYKVQRDADALLADAAAVAEAGAFALVLECIPSEVASRITAEVPIPTIGIGAGPACDGQVIVTPDLLGLFEGFRPRFVRRYAELGRITREAASRYAEDVRAGDFPGPSESYS; translated from the coding sequence ATGTCGACCGACGCCCCCCGTAAGCCCGAGCCCGACGAGGGCCCCGTCACCCCGCCGATGCTCTCGACCTGGAAGCGGGCGGGACGACGGATCTCGGCGCTCACCGCCTACGACTTCACGATGGCCCGCCTGCTCGACCAGGCCGGGATCGACCTCTTGCTGGTCGGCGACTCGATGGGGACCGTGGTGCAGGGGCACCCGACGACGCTCAAGGTGACGCTCGACCAGATGATCTACCACGCCGAGCAGGTCGCCCGGGGGGCGAGCCGGGCCCTGGTCGTCGGGGATCTGCCGTTCGGGACCTACCACGAGTCGATCGGGCAGGCCGTGCGGTCGTCCTGCCGCCTCTTGAAGGAGACGGACTGCCAGGCGGTGAAGCTGGAGGGGGGCCGCCGGATGGCCGGGACGATCCGGGCGCTCGTCGAGGCCGACGTGCCGGTGATGGGCCACGTCGGCCTGACCCCGCAGTCGGTCCGCCACCTCGGCGGCTACAAGGTCCAGCGAGACGCCGACGCCTTGCTGGCCGACGCGGCCGCCGTGGCCGAGGCCGGGGCCTTCGCGCTGGTCCTGGAGTGCATCCCGTCGGAGGTCGCCTCCCGGATCACGGCGGAGGTGCCGATCCCCACGATCGGCATCGGCGCCGGCCCCGCGTGCGACGGCCAGGTGATCGTCACCCCCGACCTGCTCGGCCTGTTCGAGGGCTTCCGGCCGAGGTTCGTCCGCCGCTACGCCGAACTCGGCCGGATCACCAGGGAGGCCGCATCGCGGTACGCCGAGGATGTCCGGGCCGGGGACTTCCCCGGGCCGTCCGAGAGCTATTCGTGA
- the hisD gene encoding histidinol dehydrogenase translates to MPRTTPSLKIPRIDCSKDDAVGAIAGLRAKLSPGGDVVSPRGRERTVAVFGEALTPLQVVDRILADVRERGLDAVLDYTARLDGTQLDRSTVTVSREEMAEAYRQADRSYLKTVKRVRDNILAFQSGILLRDATMRPSPGVELTLRYRPMRRVGVCVPGGAAAYPSSLLMTVVPAQAAGVEEIAVVVPPTEFGGYNADLLAACHLLGVTEVHRIGGAQAVGALAYGVEGIPQVDKIVGPGNLFVALAKQKVYGEVDIDSIAGPSEVVLVADWTAEPSFVAADLISQAEHSPGSAILITWEPDLIDRVAEALEFQLARLSRGDLARDSLEQFGALILVRDEDEAVELINRFAPEHLHVSTTDAHRLAARLTDAGAIFLGHLTPVAVGDYAAGPSHVLPTGGTARWASGLCSNDFLKRSSLIHVDRVGLERLAPDVRLLADKEGLTGHRYSVDVRLEEQDGAS, encoded by the coding sequence ATGCCCCGAACGACCCCGAGCCTGAAGATCCCGCGCATCGACTGTTCGAAAGATGACGCCGTCGGGGCGATCGCCGGGCTCCGGGCCAAGCTCAGCCCGGGCGGGGACGTCGTCAGCCCCCGGGGGAGGGAGCGGACGGTCGCCGTCTTCGGCGAGGCCCTGACGCCGCTCCAGGTCGTCGACCGCATCCTCGCCGACGTCCGGGAGCGGGGGCTCGACGCGGTGCTCGACTACACCGCCAGGCTCGACGGCACGCAGCTCGACCGCTCGACCGTCACCGTCTCCCGGGAGGAGATGGCCGAGGCGTACCGCCAGGCCGACCGCTCGTACCTGAAGACGGTCAAACGGGTCCGGGACAACATCCTCGCCTTCCAGTCGGGCATCCTGCTGCGGGACGCGACTATGAGGCCGTCGCCGGGGGTCGAGCTGACGCTCCGGTACCGGCCGATGCGTCGGGTCGGCGTCTGCGTGCCGGGGGGGGCGGCGGCCTACCCGTCCTCGCTGCTGATGACGGTCGTCCCGGCGCAGGCCGCGGGGGTGGAGGAGATCGCCGTGGTGGTGCCCCCCACCGAATTCGGCGGGTACAACGCGGACCTGCTGGCCGCCTGCCACCTGCTGGGCGTGACGGAGGTCCACCGGATCGGCGGCGCCCAGGCGGTCGGGGCGCTGGCCTACGGGGTGGAGGGGATCCCCCAGGTCGACAAGATCGTCGGCCCCGGCAACCTGTTCGTCGCCCTGGCCAAGCAGAAGGTCTACGGCGAGGTCGACATCGACAGCATCGCCGGCCCCAGCGAGGTCGTCCTGGTCGCCGACTGGACGGCCGAGCCCTCCTTCGTGGCCGCCGACCTCATCAGCCAGGCCGAGCACTCCCCCGGCTCGGCCATCCTGATCACCTGGGAACCCGACCTGATCGACCGCGTGGCCGAGGCCCTCGAATTCCAGCTCGCCCGCCTGAGCCGGGGGGACCTCGCCCGGGACAGCCTGGAGCAGTTCGGCGCCCTGATCCTGGTCCGGGACGAGGACGAGGCCGTCGAGCTGATCAACCGGTTCGCGCCGGAACACCTGCACGTCTCCACGACCGACGCCCACCGCCTGGCGGCCCGCCTGACCGACGCCGGGGCCATCTTCCTCGGCCACCTGACCCCCGTCGCCGTCGGCGACTACGCGGCGGGGCCCTCCCACGTCCTGCCCACCGGGGGCACGGCCCGGTGGGCGTCGGGCCTGTGCTCGAACGACTTCTTGAAGCGGTCGAGCCTCATCCACGTCGACCGGGTCGGCCTGGAACGCCTCGCCCCGGACGTCCGCCTGCTGGCCGACAAGGAGGGGCTGACGGGGCACCGCTACAGCGTCGACGTGCGGCTGGAGGAGCAGGACGGGGCGTCCTGA
- a CDS encoding metallophosphoesterase — MSRAHWPRVVAVVVALIGAVASPPRASRAHDGPHDHDHGHAHEPDAPAVSRYPTGLILPEIEGPRPWSEAPHLNDPDRFHIAIMTDRTGGHRPGIWELGVEKVNLLRPEFVVSVGDLIEGYTEDESEIGRQWDEFLGFIDRMEMKFFFVPGNHDLTNPLMHRIWREHFGREWYSFDYKGVHFVAINSEDPQQHIGEEQLAWLEEDLAANADARWTLLFFHKPLWTYAEREMAAGNPDPTNWKRVEAMLGDRPHTVFSGHVHHYVQYDRNGMNYYHLATTGGGTRLRGIPYGEFDHVTWLTMEADGPRVTHLLLDGVLAPDAVTEQGIGRFREFLTASSVQVAPILLTEGEGLAEGRIDVRLANEFDAPVSVSGSIEGLPLRGLTVDPATLDLAAGPGETAELAVRVAFAEPIPFEALAGTVFTATITSEGEGGEAPLKAEQSVPVVIDRGFELAPAARDIALDGRLDDWGELRNMLPEVPVVLGDSESWNGPGDADLSFDVALGEETLYLAARIRDEAVVPGEDAFEVFWDPRPMDRRMSDPRYARGGHRFRIPAPADGEPAEGLEVRDRGGEPTGGGARAVARRVEGGYEVELALLRSALAEAHEGTDSDWSTFQLSAVVSDVDEPGGEPARVLWRGTPDVDTSNARFGHFVRTPPADPGEGR, encoded by the coding sequence ATGAGTCGAGCCCATTGGCCGAGGGTGGTGGCCGTCGTCGTCGCCCTGATCGGGGCCGTCGCCTCGCCCCCCCGGGCGTCGCGGGCGCACGACGGGCCGCATGACCACGACCACGGCCACGCACACGAGCCCGACGCCCCCGCCGTGTCGAGGTACCCGACCGGCCTGATCCTGCCGGAGATCGAGGGGCCCCGGCCCTGGTCCGAGGCGCCCCACCTCAACGACCCGGACCGCTTCCACATCGCCATCATGACCGACCGCACGGGAGGCCACCGCCCCGGCATCTGGGAGCTGGGGGTCGAGAAGGTCAACCTGCTGAGGCCGGAGTTCGTCGTCAGCGTCGGCGACCTGATCGAGGGCTACACCGAGGACGAGTCCGAGATCGGGCGCCAGTGGGACGAGTTCCTCGGCTTCATCGATCGCATGGAGATGAAGTTCTTCTTCGTCCCCGGGAATCACGACCTGACCAACCCGCTCATGCACCGGATCTGGCGGGAGCACTTCGGCCGGGAGTGGTACTCGTTCGACTACAAGGGCGTCCACTTCGTGGCGATCAACTCCGAGGACCCGCAGCAGCACATCGGCGAGGAGCAACTCGCCTGGCTGGAGGAGGACCTCGCCGCCAATGCCGACGCCCGGTGGACCCTGCTGTTCTTCCACAAGCCGCTCTGGACCTACGCCGAGCGCGAGATGGCCGCCGGCAACCCAGACCCGACCAACTGGAAGCGGGTGGAGGCCATGCTGGGAGACCGGCCGCACACCGTCTTCTCCGGGCACGTCCACCACTACGTGCAATATGATCGCAACGGCATGAATTACTACCACCTCGCCACCACCGGCGGCGGCACCCGGCTGCGGGGGATCCCCTACGGCGAATTCGACCACGTCACCTGGCTGACGATGGAGGCCGACGGCCCCCGGGTCACGCACCTGCTGCTCGACGGCGTTCTCGCCCCCGACGCGGTCACCGAGCAGGGGATCGGCCGATTCCGCGAATTCCTGACCGCGTCGTCCGTGCAGGTCGCGCCGATCCTGCTCACCGAGGGGGAGGGGCTGGCCGAGGGGCGCATCGACGTCCGCCTGGCGAACGAGTTCGACGCGCCCGTCTCCGTCAGCGGGAGCATCGAGGGCCTCCCCCTCCGGGGGCTGACCGTCGACCCGGCCACGCTCGACCTGGCCGCCGGGCCCGGCGAGACGGCCGAGCTGGCCGTCCGCGTCGCCTTCGCCGAGCCCATCCCCTTCGAGGCCCTGGCCGGGACCGTCTTCACCGCGACGATCACCAGCGAAGGCGAGGGCGGCGAGGCCCCGCTGAAGGCCGAGCAGAGCGTCCCGGTGGTGATCGACCGCGGCTTCGAACTGGCCCCCGCCGCCCGGGACATCGCCCTCGACGGCCGGCTCGACGACTGGGGCGAGCTGCGGAACATGCTGCCCGAGGTGCCGGTCGTCCTGGGGGACTCCGAGTCGTGGAACGGCCCCGGTGACGCCGACCTCTCCTTCGACGTGGCGCTCGGGGAGGAGACGCTCTACCTCGCCGCCCGGATCCGGGACGAGGCGGTCGTCCCCGGCGAGGACGCCTTCGAGGTGTTCTGGGATCCCCGCCCGATGGATCGTCGGATGTCCGACCCCCGATACGCTCGGGGCGGTCATCGGTTCCGGATCCCCGCCCCGGCCGACGGCGAGCCGGCCGAAGGGCTGGAGGTGAGGGACCGCGGGGGAGAGCCGACCGGCGGGGGGGCCCGGGCCGTCGCCCGGAGGGTCGAGGGCGGTTATGAGGTCGAGCTGGCCCTGCTGCGCTCGGCCCTGGCCGAGGCGCACGAGGGGACCGACTCCGACTGGTCGACCTTCCAGCTCTCGGCCGTCGTCTCCGACGTCGACGAGCCGGGCGGCGAGCCGGCCCGGGTGCTCTGGCGAGGCACCCCGGACGTCGACACCTCCAACGCCCGGTTCGGCCACTTCGTCCGGACCCCCCCGGCCGATCCCGGCGAGGGCCGCTGA
- a CDS encoding PSD1 and planctomycete cytochrome C domain-containing protein, translated as MIDPRNSAVGPGRHSRHPAVLFAVVLGWGGTSIESRATDDFEREVAPVLLSRCVECHNPGERSGGLDLTTREGLVAGGVTGPVVEPGDADGSYLLARVDDGEMPHPEQGQPRPLSAEEVGQLRRWIEAGAGWPEGRTLDRFERTTDSRAGRDWWSLRPIERPGIPAVRGLDRVSTPVDSFILERLEANGWEPSPRADRRTLIRRVSVDLVGLPPSFEQVEAFAADDRPDAYERLVDRLLASPHYGERWGRHWLDVARYAETSGYERDQLRPDAWKYRDWVVDAFNDDLPFDRFVLEQLAGDELPDRSERTAIATGFLRLGTWNDEPNDPDEYTYERLEDLVHASSTAFLGMTVKCARCHDHKFDPIRQEDYYRVAAAFWAGFVTPGPRELLGGPPAEAIGYEGVLGWTDRDRTPPPFFLLRKGDPGRPGPEVGAGPPSMVEWLDRPFRDPPEGARTSHRRLQLARWIVDPANPLTARVWANRIWQHHFGEGIVRSPDNFGFTGEPPTHPELLDWLASELIEGGWSTKRLHRLIVLSRTYQQASAPEGRVACRDADPSNRSWWRADRRRLDAESLRDALLLAGGRLERHRLGGPSFAPEIAGEALEGLSMKGGAYQASPAEEQRRRSVYILAKRGLLHPLMTTFDFMDTTLPCGRRDVTLVPPQALTLLNNAFVHEQSTAAARGVLADDGGTEGRIRGAWRRILARDPRDSEVELAREHLRRRRDRPDGPDAELWAMASLCHVLMNTNEFLYVD; from the coding sequence ATGATCGACCCCCGCAACTCCGCCGTCGGCCCGGGACGCCACTCAAGGCACCCGGCCGTCCTGTTCGCCGTCGTCCTCGGCTGGGGGGGCACCTCGATCGAGTCGAGGGCGACCGACGACTTCGAGCGGGAGGTCGCCCCGGTGCTCCTGTCCCGTTGCGTCGAGTGCCACAACCCCGGAGAACGCTCCGGCGGGCTCGACCTGACCACCCGGGAGGGCCTGGTCGCCGGGGGCGTCACCGGGCCGGTCGTCGAGCCGGGTGACGCCGACGGGAGTTACCTGCTCGCCCGCGTCGACGACGGCGAGATGCCCCACCCGGAGCAGGGGCAACCGCGGCCCCTGTCGGCGGAGGAGGTGGGTCAGCTTCGACGGTGGATCGAGGCGGGGGCCGGATGGCCGGAGGGCCGGACGCTCGACCGCTTCGAACGCACCACCGATTCCCGGGCCGGTCGGGACTGGTGGTCGCTCCGGCCCATCGAGCGGCCCGGGATCCCCGCGGTCCGGGGCCTCGATCGCGTCTCGACACCCGTCGATTCCTTCATCCTCGAGCGGCTCGAGGCGAACGGCTGGGAGCCGTCGCCGAGGGCCGATCGGCGGACCCTGATCCGGCGTGTCTCGGTCGACCTGGTCGGATTGCCCCCGAGCTTCGAGCAGGTCGAGGCGTTCGCGGCCGACGACCGGCCGGACGCCTATGAACGCCTGGTCGACAGGCTCCTCGCCTCCCCGCATTACGGCGAGCGTTGGGGCCGGCACTGGCTCGACGTGGCCCGGTACGCCGAGACCTCCGGGTACGAGCGCGACCAGCTCCGCCCCGACGCCTGGAAGTACCGCGACTGGGTGGTCGACGCCTTCAACGACGACCTCCCCTTCGATCGGTTCGTCCTGGAGCAGCTCGCGGGCGACGAGCTGCCCGACCGGTCGGAACGCACGGCGATCGCGACCGGATTCCTCCGCCTGGGGACCTGGAACGACGAGCCGAACGACCCGGACGAATACACCTATGAGCGGCTCGAGGACCTCGTCCACGCCTCGAGCACCGCGTTCCTCGGGATGACGGTCAAGTGCGCCCGGTGCCACGACCACAAGTTCGACCCGATCCGCCAGGAGGACTATTACCGGGTCGCCGCCGCCTTCTGGGCCGGCTTCGTCACCCCCGGTCCCCGGGAATTGCTGGGTGGCCCTCCCGCGGAGGCGATCGGCTACGAGGGCGTCCTGGGATGGACCGATCGGGACCGGACGCCCCCTCCCTTCTTCCTGCTGCGGAAGGGGGATCCGGGGCGGCCGGGGCCGGAGGTGGGCGCGGGGCCGCCGTCGATGGTCGAGTGGCTCGATCGGCCCTTCCGGGATCCGCCCGAGGGGGCCAGGACCTCGCATCGTCGCCTGCAACTGGCCCGATGGATCGTCGACCCGGCCAACCCGCTGACGGCCCGGGTCTGGGCGAACCGGATCTGGCAGCACCATTTCGGGGAGGGGATCGTCCGCTCCCCCGACAACTTCGGCTTCACCGGCGAGCCGCCCACGCACCCCGAGCTGCTCGACTGGCTCGCCTCCGAGCTGATCGAGGGGGGATGGAGCACCAAGCGTCTCCACCGGTTGATCGTGCTGTCGAGGACGTATCAGCAGGCCTCCGCCCCCGAAGGGCGAGTGGCATGCCGGGACGCGGACCCGTCGAACCGGTCCTGGTGGCGGGCGGATCGTCGCCGCCTGGATGCGGAGTCGCTGCGTGATGCGCTGCTGTTGGCCGGGGGCCGGCTCGAACGCCATCGACTCGGTGGGCCGAGCTTCGCCCCGGAGATCGCGGGAGAGGCGTTGGAGGGGCTGTCGATGAAGGGGGGGGCCTATCAGGCGTCCCCGGCGGAGGAACAGCGGCGGAGGAGCGTCTACATCCTCGCCAAGCGCGGCCTGCTCCACCCGCTGATGACGACCTTCGACTTCATGGACACCACGCTCCCCTGCGGCCGCCGGGACGTGACGCTCGTCCCCCCCCAGGCGCTGACCCTGCTCAACAACGCCTTCGTCCACGAGCAGAGCACCGCCGCGGCGAGGGGCGTCCTCGCCGACGATGGCGGGACCGAGGGGCGGATCCGGGGGGCATGGCGACGGATCCTCGCCCGGGATCCCCGGGATTCCGAGGTCGAACTCGCCCGGGAGCACCTCCGACGCCGACGAGATCGGCCCGACGGCCCGGATGCCGAGCTGTGGGCGATGGCCTCGCTCTGCCACGTCCTGATGAATACGAACGAGTTCCTCTACGTGGATTGA
- a CDS encoding DUF1501 domain-containing protein → MSTRPGRGEGYPCGTSRREFVWEMGAGFAGLALTSLLARDGFFSRHLRAADRPGPTPGPLAPRPPHSEPRARSVIFLMMNGGPSQVDTFDHKPALARYAGLPLPPDKTYINSGGRKVGFLTPAFRPFRPGGLSGLMISDYFPMVREHADELAVIRSCHTDSHAHGSALVAMNTGKTIIGRPSLGSWAVYGLGTENQDLPGYVVMLDRRGGPISGQPNWSSGFMSATYSGTLFRPSGDPILDLRGPDHLDRQAQRDQLDLLAALNQQHLDARPGGAELASRIDSYELAYRMQAATPEAVYLSGEAPRTLREYGIGVEPTDEFGRNCLIARRLVERGVRFVQLYSGGGHLEDTWDAHAGIESNHGKHAAEVDRPIAALLADLKRRGLLGETLVIWGGEFGRMPFSEGRGEPGRNHNPYGFTMWLAGGGVRGGTAYGQTDEFGFEAVEDRVHIHDLHATILHLLGLDHELLTYFHQGRDESLTDVFGRVVPGILA, encoded by the coding sequence ATGTCGACTCGGCCGGGGCGAGGCGAGGGATATCCGTGCGGGACGTCACGCCGCGAGTTCGTCTGGGAGATGGGCGCGGGCTTCGCCGGACTGGCGTTGACCTCGCTCCTCGCCCGGGACGGGTTCTTCTCCCGCCACCTCCGGGCGGCCGACCGCCCCGGGCCCACCCCTGGCCCGCTGGCCCCCCGTCCTCCCCACTCCGAGCCGAGGGCCCGGAGCGTCATCTTCCTGATGATGAACGGCGGGCCGAGCCAGGTCGACACGTTCGATCACAAGCCCGCCCTGGCGCGATACGCCGGCCTGCCCCTGCCCCCGGACAAGACGTATATCAACTCCGGGGGCCGGAAGGTCGGCTTCCTCACCCCGGCCTTCCGCCCGTTCCGGCCGGGGGGGCTGAGCGGCCTGATGATCTCCGACTACTTCCCGATGGTCCGGGAACATGCCGACGAGCTGGCCGTGATCCGCTCCTGCCACACGGACAGCCACGCCCACGGGTCGGCGCTCGTCGCGATGAATACCGGGAAGACGATCATCGGCCGACCCTCGCTGGGGAGCTGGGCCGTCTACGGCCTCGGGACCGAGAACCAGGATCTCCCCGGCTACGTCGTCATGCTCGATCGCCGGGGGGGGCCCATCAGCGGCCAGCCGAACTGGTCGAGCGGGTTCATGTCGGCCACCTACTCCGGCACGCTGTTCCGGCCGTCGGGCGATCCGATCCTCGACCTCCGGGGGCCCGATCACCTCGACCGCCAGGCCCAACGCGATCAGCTCGACCTGCTCGCCGCGCTGAACCAGCAGCACCTCGACGCCCGCCCGGGAGGGGCGGAACTGGCCTCGAGGATCGACAGCTACGAGCTCGCCTACCGGATGCAGGCCGCAACCCCGGAGGCGGTATACCTCTCCGGTGAGGCCCCGCGGACCCTCCGGGAGTACGGGATCGGCGTCGAGCCGACCGACGAATTCGGGCGCAATTGCCTGATCGCCCGGCGATTGGTCGAGCGCGGGGTCCGGTTCGTCCAGCTCTACTCCGGCGGCGGCCATCTGGAGGACACCTGGGACGCCCACGCCGGCATCGAGTCGAACCACGGCAAGCACGCCGCCGAGGTCGACCGGCCGATCGCCGCCCTGCTGGCCGACCTGAAACGTCGGGGCCTGCTCGGCGAGACGCTCGTGATCTGGGGCGGCGAGTTCGGTCGCATGCCCTTCAGCGAGGGCCGGGGGGAGCCGGGCCGCAACCACAACCCCTACGGGTTCACCATGTGGCTGGCCGGCGGCGGCGTGAGGGGGGGGACCGCCTACGGCCAGACCGACGAGTTCGGCTTCGAGGCCGTCGAGGATCGCGTCCACATCCACGACCTGCACGCGACGATCCTCCACCTGCTCGGCCTCGACCACGAGCTGCTGACCTATTTCCACCAGGGCCGGGACGAGTCCCTGACCGACGTGTTCGGCCGGGTCGTCCCCGGCATCCTCGCCTGA
- a CDS encoding GNAT family N-acetyltransferase, translating to MTATIRPARAEDSETIARLIRELADYERLLDQARAGGEEIRRSLFGPRPFAEALIAEWDGGPIGFALFFHTFSTFRGQPGVHLEDLFVRPTHRGRGIGKALLASVARLAVDRGCGRLEWSVLDWNEPAIGFYRSLGARPMDDWTVYRVDDGPLLRLAEFAPEDRGG from the coding sequence ATGACCGCGACGATTCGACCCGCTCGAGCCGAGGATTCCGAGACGATCGCCCGGCTGATCCGGGAACTGGCCGACTACGAACGCTTGCTCGACCAGGCCCGGGCCGGCGGCGAGGAGATCCGCCGCTCCCTGTTCGGCCCCCGGCCCTTCGCCGAGGCGCTGATCGCCGAATGGGACGGCGGACCGATCGGCTTCGCCCTCTTCTTCCACACCTTCTCGACCTTCCGCGGCCAGCCGGGGGTGCATCTCGAGGACCTGTTCGTCCGGCCGACCCACCGGGGGCGGGGGATCGGCAAGGCGCTGCTCGCCTCCGTGGCGAGGCTGGCCGTCGATCGCGGCTGCGGCCGGCTGGAATGGTCCGTGCTCGACTGGAACGAACCCGCGATCGGCTTCTACCGGTCGCTCGGCGCCCGGCCGATGGACGACTGGACGGTCTACCGGGTCGACGACGGGCCGCTCCTCAGGCTGGCGGAATTCGCCCCCGAGGATCGCGGCGGATGA